A section of the Candidatus Zixiibacteriota bacterium genome encodes:
- a CDS encoding M28 family peptidase, with amino-acid sequence MSIRRISLLALLLLAATAVYADDLYLLRIEGKEALEYSRQIAGNAYGTINGRFLVALSDSDVRSLQSLGVPLELVSRDFDPDRYYLVAPVNPLEFRKVLPFVSLYTEENYYIIEATASEAERVRLSGFMPVPLAGRTTPLFYKPREVTAFKPLDSYPYDTLAPYILQDSLYSYNTRLEAFRTRYVDSDSILAAEDWLYDKFLSFGYTQVSKELFYLPGIACNNIVCVKPGTTEPDNVVVIGGHFDSYNQQSNPSVYAPGADDNASGTSAVLELARVLKDVPLNKTLIFYAFSAEEVGLVGSYVAAQNLYFQGTNIEYMLNFDMIGYTDDAVNDVVLFSGPFTAYAALMASAATRVTTLIPYYGGSAGNSDHASFVDFGYHAVYAQEGDFNFPGWHTDIDLTSRMNFSHMTEIVRMAVAGLGQADIAASPTFIDRVYDVGDGQSLQINWSSNCRPDYTYKIVYGAESGIYTDTLAVTPPNCTYTINGLQQGITYYLAVLGENAQGHGPIYLPEDSGVSYVEPRAPRGFVVEPDSARIELSWRSNSELDLDHYKILRRESGGAWQTLVPSLTDTFYIDYAVLGHTMYEYTVLAVDNLNNESDTALVSGTVPATFDGGILFVEETAAGGLNPTELKQAAYYDSVFTGIINTKHQIGPTNQYLTRSLAGQYSSVLWFDDDISSHLFDVSLDSMRWYLGYATNLMLAGFQSVYWLSGNGLQGPGDFVYDEFGITRVTENSALDFVGATGVNGWPNLSLKTGSPFNGVLPSVSVFETLPGATPIYNYDSQSNNPLYEGKTAGVIFNSASGKRIALSFPIYYLTASSAQSLIARVLTEFGEESGRPFGDVNGNGIVNILDVVALISYLYKSGPAPDDLNYADPNGNCAINILDITYLVAYLYKGGPAPVAGCVE; translated from the coding sequence ATGTCTATCCGCCGGATATCTCTTCTGGCACTGTTGCTTCTGGCGGCAACCGCGGTTTACGCCGATGACCTTTATCTGCTGAGGATTGAAGGCAAGGAGGCGCTGGAGTATTCCAGACAGATTGCGGGTAATGCCTATGGCACAATCAACGGCCGTTTTCTGGTGGCGCTGAGCGATTCAGATGTCAGAAGTCTGCAATCATTGGGAGTTCCTCTCGAGCTGGTGTCGCGGGATTTTGACCCTGACCGCTATTATCTGGTTGCGCCGGTAAATCCGCTGGAGTTCCGCAAAGTGCTTCCCTTTGTATCTCTTTACACCGAAGAGAACTATTATATCATCGAAGCGACCGCCAGCGAAGCCGAACGGGTTCGTCTGAGTGGGTTTATGCCGGTTCCTCTGGCGGGAAGAACCACGCCGCTATTCTATAAGCCGCGAGAGGTAACCGCTTTTAAGCCGCTGGACTCTTACCCTTATGATACCCTTGCGCCCTATATTTTGCAGGACTCCCTCTATTCCTACAACACCAGGCTGGAAGCCTTTCGCACCCGTTATGTTGATTCCGATTCGATTCTGGCGGCGGAGGACTGGCTGTACGACAAATTTCTTTCGTTCGGATATACCCAGGTGAGCAAAGAACTTTTTTACTTACCCGGAATCGCCTGTAATAATATTGTCTGCGTAAAACCGGGAACCACGGAACCGGACAATGTAGTTGTCATCGGGGGGCACTTTGACTCCTATAACCAGCAGTCGAATCCATCGGTCTATGCTCCGGGAGCCGACGATAACGCCAGCGGCACCAGCGCCGTGCTGGAACTTGCGCGCGTTCTAAAAGATGTCCCGCTCAACAAGACGCTGATTTTTTATGCTTTTTCAGCGGAAGAAGTAGGGCTGGTCGGTTCTTATGTCGCCGCTCAAAATTTATATTTTCAGGGGACTAATATTGAGTATATGCTCAACTTTGATATGATAGGGTACACCGATGATGCCGTGAATGATGTCGTTCTCTTCAGCGGTCCTTTTACGGCTTATGCCGCCCTGATGGCATCTGCGGCTACGAGGGTAACCACCCTGATACCGTATTATGGCGGCTCGGCGGGAAATTCTGACCATGCCTCATTTGTCGATTTTGGATATCACGCCGTTTACGCCCAGGAGGGGGATTTCAACTTCCCCGGCTGGCATACCGACATTGACCTGACATCGCGAATGAACTTTTCCCATATGACAGAAATAGTCAGAATGGCTGTTGCCGGTTTGGGGCAGGCAGATATTGCCGCCAGTCCGACTTTTATCGACCGGGTTTATGATGTCGGCGACGGGCAGTCGCTTCAGATCAACTGGTCAAGCAATTGCCGCCCCGATTATACATATAAAATTGTGTATGGCGCCGAATCGGGAATCTATACCGATACACTCGCGGTGACGCCGCCGAATTGCACTTATACCATCAACGGTCTCCAGCAGGGAATAACATATTACCTTGCCGTCCTGGGGGAGAACGCGCAAGGTCATGGTCCTATCTATCTTCCGGAAGATTCCGGAGTCAGTTACGTGGAGCCGCGGGCGCCGCGTGGATTTGTTGTCGAACCTGACAGCGCCCGGATTGAATTATCCTGGCGCTCTAATAGTGAACTTGACCTGGACCATTACAAGATTTTGCGCCGGGAATCGGGTGGCGCATGGCAGACTCTGGTCCCCAGCCTGACCGACACCTTCTATATCGATTATGCCGTTCTCGGGCACACCATGTATGAATACACCGTTTTGGCTGTAGATAATCTCAACAACGAATCGGATACAGCGCTGGTGTCGGGAACCGTTCCAGCCACTTTTGATGGCGGTATCCTGTTTGTTGAAGAAACCGCCGCCGGCGGACTCAATCCGACGGAGCTGAAACAGGCCGCCTACTATGACAGCGTTTTCACCGGAATCATTAATACCAAACATCAAATCGGCCCGACCAATCAATATCTCACCCGCTCGCTGGCGGGGCAATACAGCTCTGTTCTCTGGTTTGATGATGATATATCGAGCCATCTGTTTGATGTTTCGCTTGATTCGATGCGATGGTATCTGGGATATGCCACCAACCTCATGCTGGCCGGCTTTCAGTCCGTTTACTGGCTGAGCGGCAACGGGCTGCAGGGACCGGGCGATTTCGTGTATGATGAATTCGGTATTACCCGTGTCACCGAGAACAGCGCCCTTGATTTTGTTGGAGCCACCGGGGTCAACGGCTGGCCCAATCTGTCGCTGAAAACCGGCAGTCCCTTCAATGGGGTCCTTCCCAGCGTCTCCGTATTTGAGACCCTCCCCGGAGCCACCCCAATTTATAATTATGACTCTCAGAGCAATAATCCGCTCTATGAAGGGAAGACTGCAGGCGTTATTTTCAACAGCGCTTCCGGCAAGAGAATCGCTTTGTCCTTCCCTATCTACTATCTGACCGCCAGTTCGGCGCAATCATTAATAGCCAGAGTGCTCACGGAGTTTGGAGAAGAGAGCGGCAGGCCTTTTGGTGATGTCAACGGAAACGGTATTGTTAATATCCTTGATGTTGTGGCGCTGATAAGCTACCTCTATAAATCGGGACCGGCTCCGGACGATTTAAACTATGCCGACCCGAACGGGAACTGCGCCATTAATATACTGGACATCACATATCTGGTCGCCTATCTGTATAAAGGGGGACCGGCTCCTGTTGCCGGCTGCGTTGAATAG
- a CDS encoding 4Fe-4S binding protein, whose translation MLIIAQELCLDCGGCVPLCPVEGLFLSFEDLFCDQALCTLCGACPEFCPVRAITLELKDAV comes from the coding sequence ATGCTCATAATTGCGCAGGAGCTATGTCTGGACTGCGGCGGCTGTGTTCCCCTCTGCCCGGTAGAGGGGTTATTCCTTTCCTTCGAAGACCTTTTCTGTGACCAGGCTCTCTGCACTCTCTGCGGCGCCTGCCCTGAGTTCTGCCCGGTGAGAGCCATAACTTTGGAGCTGAAAGATGCGGTATGA
- a CDS encoding NAD(P)/FAD-dependent oxidoreductase, whose translation MRYDAVVIGAGPAGSMAAVEIARAGFSVALLEKHSQPGTPLCCGEAVSKGALDRLMSLKPDLISCTIDEIKVVSPGGKAITVKHPGAGYILNRPQFDLELARQAVAAGAELLTETIGLQLSGETAFESLAIDNRKDGPGTIDARIFIAADGVESKVARLAGIPNLINVRETESLLQYRLKNIEVDPALIEIYLGRRIAPSSYLWIFPKSDREANVGLGVSTRLTQKFPPEQLLNDFIGSRFPGAIEAGKFCGLAPRYQGERIFRLKNLLVAGDAARADDSISGAGILYALLSGRYAGMAAAAFLRGDIRQEAELDQLYPKKFLDEKGEELALYRKLRNIYDRLTDDDFDEIIVALIEFFAARDSVAGLKPGQILAGLIKTRPKLLKYVRHLW comes from the coding sequence ATGCGGTATGATGCGGTCGTCATCGGCGCCGGTCCGGCCGGTTCGATGGCGGCGGTCGAAATCGCCCGCGCCGGGTTCTCAGTAGCCCTGCTCGAGAAGCATTCGCAACCGGGTACTCCCTTATGCTGTGGAGAGGCGGTTTCCAAAGGGGCGCTCGACCGGCTGATGAGTCTGAAACCGGACTTAATTTCATGTACGATTGATGAGATAAAGGTGGTCTCTCCTGGTGGGAAAGCGATAACAGTCAAGCACCCGGGCGCCGGTTATATACTTAATCGTCCCCAGTTCGACCTGGAACTGGCGCGGCAAGCGGTTGCCGCCGGAGCGGAACTATTGACCGAGACCATTGGACTCCAACTGAGCGGAGAGACCGCCTTCGAGTCGCTTGCCATTGACAACCGGAAAGACGGACCAGGGACAATTGACGCGAGAATTTTCATTGCTGCCGACGGCGTAGAATCGAAAGTGGCGCGGCTGGCCGGCATCCCCAATCTGATTAACGTAAGAGAAACCGAGTCGCTTTTACAATATCGATTGAAGAATATTGAAGTCGACCCGGCGCTGATTGAAATTTATCTGGGGCGACGGATAGCCCCGTCAAGTTATCTCTGGATTTTCCCCAAGTCGGACCGCGAAGCCAATGTCGGGCTGGGTGTCTCCACCCGATTGACGCAGAAATTTCCGCCGGAGCAGTTGCTGAATGATTTTATCGGGTCAAGATTTCCGGGGGCAATTGAAGCGGGCAAATTCTGCGGTTTGGCGCCTCGATATCAGGGTGAAAGAATTTTCAGGTTGAAAAACCTTCTGGTTGCCGGCGATGCCGCTCGCGCCGATGACTCCATCTCGGGGGCAGGAATTCTGTACGCTCTGCTTTCTGGCAGATATGCCGGGATGGCGGCGGCGGCGTTTCTCAGAGGCGATATCAGGCAGGAGGCGGAGCTGGATCAGCTATATCCTAAGAAATTTCTCGATGAAAAGGGTGAAGAACTGGCGCTGTACCGCAAATTGCGGAATATCTATGACCGTCTTACAGACGATGATTTTGACGAGATCATTGTCGCGCTGATAGAATTTTTTGCCGCCCGCGATTCTGTTGCCGGCTTAAAACCGGGGCAGATTCTGGCCGGGCTGATAAAAACCCGGCCGAAACTACTGAAATATGTACGGCACCTGTGGTGA
- the rpsT gene encoding 30S ribosomal protein S20, with protein MPYHKSCKKRMKTSALARQRNRAARSDMKSIVKELKACKSRAEAEKIFRDAASTIDRAAGKNLIHKNKAARDKSKLAAFVASLPSS; from the coding sequence TTGCCATACCATAAGTCCTGCAAGAAACGGATGAAGACATCGGCCCTGGCGCGTCAGCGGAATCGTGCCGCCCGCTCGGATATGAAATCTATAGTCAAAGAACTTAAAGCCTGCAAGAGCCGCGCGGAAGCCGAAAAGATTTTTCGCGATGCGGCAAGCACTATAGACAGAGCGGCGGGCAAAAATCTTATCCATAAGAACAAAGCTGCCCGGGACAAGTCCAAGCTTGCCGCCTTTGTCGCCTCGCTTCCCAGTTCCTGA
- the murJ gene encoding murein biosynthesis integral membrane protein MurJ — translation MSNKENQSVAASAGKVSLATAVSRILGLVREQVQAYFFGAGMMTDAFVAAFRIPNLLRDLFAEGALSSAFVPVFKEKIVNRGKEEAFRLANLTISNLVIIVGGIVALGIIFTPALIYISAKGFYDDPAKFALTVNLTRIMFVFLLMVSVSAVQMGILNSCGRFGVPALAPTLFNAGMILAPVLLYSYFEVPIYTMAIGVLLGGLGQILFQIPSLRKVGYRFQFKADFKDEGIARINRLISPMILGLSASRINILVSTLLASLLAEGAMSYLNYAYRLMHFPLGVFGVALGTVALPKVSEQVASRREDLLVKTFHEAVGLSTFLVVPSAVYLAGFGTDLVRLIYERGAFDAAATANTVQALLFYSFGLVGFAGVRVAAPVFYALGDARKPMIYSLVSVVVNIVLNFALIPFWGFAGLAAATSAAGLVNFGQLLFSLRRQIPAVDIKFIAVHFVKVSTAALLAFVSVRFIPFDRWFAIAGIGGKVLTVTAQIAAMGIIYLLILKILKVEEVGRLLSFLNRLIRK, via the coding sequence ATGAGCAATAAAGAAAATCAATCAGTCGCCGCCTCGGCCGGGAAGGTTTCCCTGGCGACGGCAGTTTCCCGAATTCTGGGGCTGGTGCGAGAGCAGGTCCAGGCTTATTTCTTTGGCGCCGGAATGATGACCGATGCCTTTGTTGCCGCTTTTCGCATTCCCAATCTTCTCCGCGATCTGTTTGCCGAAGGAGCGCTATCCTCCGCCTTTGTGCCGGTTTTCAAAGAGAAGATTGTCAATCGCGGTAAAGAAGAGGCCTTCCGTCTCGCCAACCTGACCATCTCCAACCTGGTAATAATTGTCGGAGGCATTGTCGCGTTGGGGATAATTTTCACCCCGGCCCTGATTTATATCAGCGCCAAGGGGTTTTACGATGACCCGGCAAAGTTTGCTTTGACAGTCAATCTGACCCGAATCATGTTTGTTTTTCTTCTGATGGTCTCGGTATCGGCGGTACAGATGGGCATTCTCAACTCTTGCGGACGGTTTGGGGTGCCGGCGCTGGCTCCAACATTGTTTAATGCCGGGATGATTCTTGCCCCGGTGCTGCTTTACTCTTACTTTGAAGTCCCCATCTACACTATGGCAATCGGTGTCCTGCTGGGGGGGCTGGGGCAGATTCTGTTTCAAATTCCATCTCTCCGGAAAGTCGGGTATCGTTTCCAATTCAAGGCTGATTTCAAAGATGAGGGGATAGCAAGGATTAATCGTCTCATATCCCCTATGATTCTGGGACTTTCGGCTTCGAGAATAAATATTCTGGTCAGCACCCTGCTGGCGTCATTACTTGCGGAGGGGGCGATGTCGTATCTCAATTACGCATATCGACTAATGCATTTTCCTCTGGGCGTCTTCGGAGTGGCGTTAGGCACGGTGGCTTTGCCCAAAGTGTCGGAGCAGGTTGCCTCCCGACGGGAAGACCTTCTGGTGAAGACCTTCCATGAAGCGGTCGGCCTTTCAACATTCCTGGTTGTGCCGTCGGCTGTTTATCTGGCAGGATTTGGAACCGACCTGGTGCGTCTGATTTATGAACGGGGCGCTTTTGATGCTGCCGCAACCGCGAATACGGTGCAGGCGTTGCTCTTTTATTCTTTCGGATTAGTCGGCTTTGCCGGTGTCCGGGTGGCGGCGCCGGTCTTTTATGCCCTCGGCGACGCCAGAAAGCCGATGATTTATTCGCTGGTTTCGGTCGTAGTAAATATCGTTCTCAATTTCGCGTTAATCCCATTCTGGGGCTTTGCCGGCCTGGCGGCGGCGACGTCGGCCGCCGGCCTGGTAAATTTTGGTCAGCTCCTCTTTAGTCTCCGACGTCAAATTCCCGCCGTAGATATTAAATTCATCGCGGTCCATTTTGTCAAGGTATCCACAGCGGCGCTTTTGGCGTTCGTCTCAGTAAGATTTATTCCGTTTGACCGCTGGTTTGCTATTGCCGGTATCGGAGGGAAAGTCTTAACGGTGACTGCTCAGATTGCCGCCATGGGGATTATCTACCTTCTGATTTTGAAGATTCTCAAGGTGGAGGAAGTCGGCCGTCTTCTGTCATTTCTGAACCGATTAATTCGGAAATAG
- a CDS encoding ComEC/Rec2 family competence protein: protein MAAAIAPARKYPAVIALIGVISGILIAEYLPFSSYPYIVFSLLLFAGTLLCFFQGRIFLSALLGILALVCLSAFGYAFRIKTFPPGHISHFVDNDRPLEIYGTIDDWPVLKDRSTEIYLQVDSLAVERQIVHSSGRILLRIMTPTTRLQYGDRIIFESRVYSVRGGRNPSGLDYRRYLVLKEVFGVAYQPHQFAIQVDPVGAGNIRRAISQLRTEVVSVFKRTLGQREAALASGFLIGETRDIPRDIYDLFRDSGTLHLLAVSGSNVALVVMFFAFIFRASPFNAMARTLLLILIILIFSFLSYNQPSVVRASIMASLVLLGKLLQKRIDYNNIVAATALLILAVKPTELFDIGFQLSFVCAWGIIFFVPKISALFFRWRRTFVYRFVGLPLIVCFIAQLVSVPLTGFYFHRLPLISFAANLVIVPLVGIIVVGDVILLVLSFILPLAGDFAGGLLNPLLSLNISLLRFFGDDSMTLQAGGVIDFVILIFYYLFFIFLVAAIRDVRYRRILVILILVALNIFSIRGLVRAEPQFRMTILSIPEGLAAVTYTTPAKVILANIPHRDYSYAELLITPLLYNRGFTDPEIIALDGDYDTVLEALRVARNGASRLYLPLPAYNLYHDILIQHEMKPPDSQVIFYAEPDSMTKNNSSVLHPGIITFRLEAYSLTISSRDGLTQNMVDSEYPSHLYAVPVLDLEIWQVLVRQNSLQFLVCNRITKEARPRIEAYQSDPQNHPFQLFETLEVGAVEITLKNGRLTVEN, encoded by the coding sequence ATGGCTGCGGCGATTGCACCGGCACGAAAGTACCCTGCCGTTATTGCCCTGATAGGCGTGATATCAGGCATCTTGATTGCCGAGTATCTGCCGTTCTCGTCCTATCCCTATATAGTGTTTTCGCTTCTTCTCTTTGCGGGAACGCTCCTATGTTTCTTTCAGGGACGAATCTTTCTGTCGGCGCTCCTGGGAATCCTGGCTCTGGTCTGCCTCTCTGCTTTCGGATATGCTTTCAGGATTAAGACTTTCCCGCCGGGGCATATCAGTCATTTTGTAGATAATGACCGACCTCTGGAAATCTACGGCACAATTGACGATTGGCCTGTGCTGAAAGACAGAAGCACGGAAATATATCTTCAGGTTGATTCTCTGGCGGTGGAGCGTCAGATAGTTCATTCGTCAGGCCGGATTCTGCTAAGAATTATGACCCCCACGACTCGTCTGCAGTACGGCGACCGCATTATATTTGAATCGCGAGTCTATTCTGTTCGAGGGGGACGAAATCCATCCGGATTGGATTACCGCCGTTATCTGGTGCTCAAAGAGGTATTCGGAGTCGCCTACCAGCCGCATCAATTTGCGATTCAGGTTGACCCCGTTGGCGCCGGCAACATTCGTCGCGCAATCAGTCAATTAAGAACTGAGGTTGTTAGCGTTTTCAAAAGAACCCTGGGTCAGCGTGAAGCGGCTCTGGCATCAGGCTTCCTGATTGGAGAAACCCGCGACATTCCCCGGGATATATATGACCTCTTCCGAGACAGCGGAACTCTGCACTTGCTGGCCGTTTCCGGCTCGAATGTGGCGCTGGTGGTGATGTTCTTTGCATTTATATTCCGAGCATCTCCTTTTAATGCTATGGCTCGTACCTTGCTGCTTATATTGATTATCCTGATTTTTTCGTTTCTTTCCTATAATCAGCCCTCGGTGGTGCGGGCGTCGATAATGGCGAGTCTGGTTCTGCTCGGCAAGCTACTGCAGAAGCGTATCGACTACAACAATATCGTTGCCGCCACCGCCTTGCTCATTCTGGCCGTCAAGCCGACCGAGCTGTTTGATATCGGATTTCAGTTGTCTTTTGTCTGCGCCTGGGGGATTATATTTTTTGTCCCCAAAATTTCCGCCCTGTTCTTTCGATGGCGTCGGACATTTGTCTATCGCTTTGTCGGTTTGCCTCTCATTGTTTGCTTTATTGCACAACTGGTCTCGGTTCCACTGACCGGCTTTTACTTTCATCGTCTGCCTTTGATTTCATTCGCCGCCAATTTAGTTATCGTTCCGCTGGTTGGAATAATCGTGGTGGGAGATGTTATTCTTCTGGTTCTGTCATTCATATTGCCGCTTGCCGGCGACTTCGCCGGAGGTCTTCTCAATCCCCTCTTGAGTTTGAATATCAGTTTGCTGCGGTTTTTCGGCGACGACAGCATGACGCTTCAGGCCGGTGGTGTAATCGATTTTGTAATCCTGATATTTTACTACTTATTCTTCATATTTCTGGTTGCCGCAATTCGTGATGTACGGTATCGACGAATTCTGGTGATTTTGATTCTGGTCGCCCTGAATATTTTCTCCATCAGGGGCCTGGTTCGCGCCGAGCCGCAATTCCGGATGACGATTCTTTCGATTCCAGAAGGACTGGCGGCAGTTACCTACACCACTCCGGCTAAGGTAATACTTGCCAACATACCGCACCGCGATTACAGCTATGCGGAGCTGCTAATCACTCCGCTTCTTTACAACCGCGGTTTCACTGACCCGGAAATAATCGCTCTGGACGGCGATTACGATACGGTGCTGGAAGCGCTTCGTGTTGCCCGAAATGGCGCTTCGCGATTATATCTTCCTTTGCCCGCATACAACCTTTACCACGATATCCTGATTCAGCACGAAATGAAGCCGCCGGACAGCCAGGTTATATTTTATGCTGAGCCGGATTCGATGACAAAGAACAATTCTTCTGTGCTGCACCCTGGAATTATCACATTCCGTCTCGAAGCATATTCTCTGACTATCAGTTCGAGAGACGGTTTAACGCAAAATATGGTCGATTCTGAATACCCCAGCCATTTGTACGCCGTGCCGGTTCTTGACCTTGAAATTTGGCAGGTTTTAGTTCGCCAGAATAGCCTCCAATTTCTTGTCTGCAATAGGATTACAAAGGAAGCGCGCCCCCGGATTGAGGCCTATCAGAGTGACCCCCAGAACCATCCCTTCCAACTTTTTGAAACATTAGAGGTTGGGGCGGTTGAAATCACCCTCAAAAATGGTCGCCTTACGGTCGAAAATTAG
- a CDS encoding DUF4388 domain-containing protein has translation MSLTGNLKTVSFPDILQLLSTGKKTGILQVATSARQKEVAFRDGNIIHASAINSTEDLLGNLLLKRGKISKADLDKAIALHKQTGRQLGTTLVDMNLFDREEVVECLKMQIEEIVYNLFSWQEGEFKFVEGVLPKKVPIMVELSTTNIIMEGTRRIDEWVEIQKVLPPDDIILKLNPSPRAKRDEITMTLEEYRVLSLINGERTMPDLIEASPIGEFVTCRAVYKLIVSGLVQAAGKAERKNEEEIQNDEEIVLSILFALYNNCFYRIKSLVETIVGDENPMFHKYLSGFRNGFLVYFPGFDPNADISPTFDRFYNEIIKIPPAVRMHTVMSALENMLSNQLEYVFYFLGIGPYRQAINLVKKEVSEPLALKRELVKRYQIDENLINSVKKAERVVKLVKGAS, from the coding sequence ATGAGCCTTACTGGAAATCTAAAAACTGTTTCCTTTCCGGACATTTTGCAGCTTCTGTCAACGGGGAAGAAGACTGGAATTCTGCAGGTCGCTACCTCCGCCAGGCAAAAGGAGGTTGCCTTCCGTGATGGGAATATTATTCATGCTTCAGCTATTAACTCAACTGAAGACCTTCTCGGCAATCTACTTCTGAAACGGGGTAAAATCTCCAAAGCCGACCTGGATAAAGCGATTGCCCTGCACAAGCAGACCGGACGGCAGCTCGGGACGACCCTGGTCGATATGAATCTCTTTGACCGGGAAGAAGTCGTCGAGTGCCTCAAAATGCAGATAGAGGAGATTGTTTACAATCTCTTTTCCTGGCAGGAAGGTGAATTCAAGTTTGTCGAAGGAGTTCTGCCGAAGAAGGTCCCCATCATGGTCGAACTCAGTACGACCAATATTATCATGGAGGGGACCCGCCGCATCGATGAATGGGTGGAGATTCAAAAGGTACTTCCACCGGATGATATAATATTAAAACTGAATCCCAGTCCGCGCGCCAAACGGGACGAAATCACCATGACGCTGGAAGAGTACCGTGTGCTTTCGCTCATAAACGGCGAGCGCACCATGCCGGACTTGATTGAAGCCTCGCCAATTGGCGAATTTGTCACCTGTCGCGCCGTATATAAGTTGATAGTGTCCGGGCTGGTTCAGGCGGCCGGCAAAGCGGAACGAAAGAATGAAGAAGAGATTCAAAATGATGAAGAGATTGTGCTTTCCATCCTCTTTGCCCTCTACAACAACTGCTTCTATCGGATAAAATCGCTGGTGGAGACCATCGTGGGAGACGAAAACCCGATGTTCCATAAGTATCTTTCAGGATTCCGCAATGGCTTTCTGGTCTATTTCCCCGGCTTCGATCCCAACGCCGATATAAGCCCCACCTTCGACCGCTTCTACAATGAAATCATTAAGATACCGCCGGCGGTGAGAATGCATACGGTCATGTCGGCCCTGGAAAATATGCTGAGCAATCAGCTTGAGTATGTATTTTATTTCCTGGGGATAGGTCCGTACCGCCAAGCGATAAATCTTGTGAAGAAGGAAGTTTCCGAACCGCTCGCTTTAAAACGGGAACTGGTGAAAAGATATCAGATAGATGAGAATTTGATAAACTCCGTCAAGAAGGCGGAGCGTGTCGTTAAATTAGTTAAGGGTGCATCATGA
- a CDS encoding roadblock/LC7 domain-containing protein, with protein sequence MYQILEELNKTSGITGSMIVGNDGIVIAADLDTSFEEEAVGALAASITTNIQKSLDRLQQTPLAQVTIEAANGKLFFSNAGIGILVVTAEKDVNIGLIRLEIKNAIARIGSHN encoded by the coding sequence ATGTATCAAATTCTTGAAGAACTCAACAAGACTTCCGGAATTACCGGTTCGATGATTGTGGGTAATGACGGTATAGTTATTGCGGCTGACCTCGATACCTCCTTTGAAGAAGAGGCGGTGGGCGCTCTGGCGGCATCAATTACGACCAATATTCAGAAGTCGCTGGACCGCTTACAGCAGACCCCGCTGGCGCAGGTGACCATTGAAGCGGCCAACGGAAAATTATTTTTTAGCAACGCCGGGATTGGAATTTTGGTGGTAACTGCCGAAAAAGACGTAAATATCGGTTTGATTAGACTTGAGATCAAAAACGCTATTGCGAGAATAGGCAGTCACAATTAG